One window of Botrimarina mediterranea genomic DNA carries:
- the flhA gene encoding flagellar biosynthesis protein FlhA: MALTKDDNPLSGPWGRLGDLLLPVAMIASVLVVMVPLPSFLLDVFLAANITVSVIILLTTIYVRTPLEFSVFPSLLLATTLARLVLNVATTRLILTQATSKGMDAAGGVITAFSEFVAGDRIVVGLIIFVIIIVIQFMVITKGATRISEVAARFALDGMPGKQMAIDADLNAGIIDEREAQSRRSEITQQADFFGAMDGASKFVRGDAVAGIIITVINIIGGLVIGVGQEGMEFADAADLFTRLTIGDGLVSQVPAFLISLAAGLLVTRSSRKTNMPAMFIDQMFSRPQALVVAAAFLGVLVFTNLPTIPLLVLGGSCLGLAQALKKKQSRPQEDDSDKKDEAPAEKRVEDFLAVDPMEVELGVGLIRLADPNRGGDLLDRVQKVRHNIAGEVGLVMPKVRIRDNMRLGQNEYRIKIADMPVAQSEIQPAMLLAIDSGMTSGRVDGIPTKDPAFGTDALWIAHSKQDEAEMQGYTVVEPGAVLATHLTEVCRRHADEVLTRDATKALVEELKQTSPAVVNELIPGVMSLAEVQTVLQMLLREQVSIRQLATILESLGDNATKSKDPILLTEYVRHRLARQLCTRYRDRDGQLHVLALDPTLEDRIRTGFEHSDRGLFIRLAPTAIESINRAIGAEAEKLATQGHSPVLLVSPQVRAAVKQLTETSLPQLVVMSFNEITRDTTLVTHGVVNE; the protein is encoded by the coding sequence AAGGACGACAACCCGCTTTCCGGCCCCTGGGGTCGGTTAGGCGATCTCCTCTTGCCGGTGGCGATGATCGCCAGCGTGCTGGTGGTCATGGTCCCGTTGCCGTCGTTCCTGCTCGACGTCTTCTTGGCGGCGAACATCACCGTGTCGGTGATCATCCTGCTGACGACGATCTATGTCCGCACGCCGCTGGAGTTCAGCGTTTTCCCGTCGCTGCTGCTAGCGACGACGCTCGCTCGATTGGTGCTCAACGTCGCCACAACGCGGCTCATCCTGACGCAGGCGACCAGCAAAGGGATGGACGCCGCGGGCGGGGTCATCACCGCGTTCAGCGAATTCGTGGCGGGCGACCGGATCGTTGTCGGTCTGATTATCTTCGTGATCATCATCGTGATTCAGTTCATGGTGATCACGAAGGGCGCCACGCGTATCTCGGAAGTCGCCGCGCGGTTTGCCTTGGACGGCATGCCGGGCAAGCAGATGGCGATCGACGCCGATCTCAACGCCGGCATTATCGACGAGCGTGAGGCGCAGTCACGCCGCAGCGAGATCACTCAGCAGGCCGACTTCTTTGGCGCCATGGACGGCGCCAGCAAGTTCGTCCGCGGTGACGCCGTGGCCGGCATCATCATCACGGTGATCAACATCATCGGCGGTTTGGTGATTGGCGTGGGCCAAGAGGGGATGGAGTTCGCCGATGCGGCCGACCTGTTTACTCGGCTGACGATCGGAGACGGCTTGGTGAGTCAGGTGCCGGCCTTCTTGATTTCGCTCGCTGCCGGCTTGCTCGTGACGCGTAGCAGCCGCAAGACGAACATGCCCGCCATGTTCATCGATCAGATGTTCAGCCGTCCGCAGGCGCTCGTCGTGGCGGCGGCGTTCCTTGGCGTGTTGGTGTTCACCAACCTGCCGACAATCCCGTTGCTGGTGCTTGGTGGCTCATGCCTCGGACTCGCTCAAGCACTGAAGAAGAAACAGTCGCGTCCCCAGGAAGACGATTCTGACAAGAAGGATGAGGCGCCAGCGGAGAAACGCGTCGAGGACTTCCTGGCGGTCGATCCGATGGAGGTCGAGCTTGGTGTTGGATTGATCCGCTTGGCGGACCCCAACCGCGGCGGCGACCTGCTTGATCGCGTCCAGAAGGTGCGGCACAACATCGCCGGCGAGGTGGGCCTAGTGATGCCGAAGGTCCGCATCCGCGACAACATGCGGCTGGGTCAGAACGAGTACCGCATCAAGATCGCCGACATGCCGGTCGCTCAATCGGAGATCCAGCCGGCGATGTTGCTGGCGATCGACTCGGGGATGACGAGCGGGCGCGTCGATGGCATCCCGACGAAGGACCCGGCGTTCGGCACCGATGCGCTGTGGATCGCCCACAGCAAGCAAGACGAAGCGGAGATGCAAGGCTACACGGTCGTCGAGCCCGGCGCGGTGTTGGCGACGCACCTCACCGAGGTCTGCCGCCGCCACGCCGACGAGGTCCTCACCCGCGACGCCACCAAGGCGCTGGTGGAAGAGTTGAAGCAGACCTCGCCGGCGGTGGTCAACGAACTGATCCCGGGCGTTATGTCGCTCGCCGAGGTGCAGACCGTCTTGCAGATGCTGCTGCGTGAGCAGGTTTCGATCCGACAACTGGCGACGATCCTCGAGTCGCTCGGCGACAACGCGACGAAGTCGAAGGACCCGATCCTGCTCACCGAGTACGTCCGCCACCGCTTGGCGCGACAGCTTTGCACACGGTATCGCGACCGCGACGGGCAGTTGCATGTCCTTGCGCTCGACCCGACGCTCGAGGACCGTATCCGCACGGGCTTCGAGCACTCCGACCGCGGCTTGTTTATTCGCTTGGCGCCGACGGCAATCGAGTCGATCAACCGCGCGATCGGCGCCGAAGCGGAGAAGCTCGCCACCCAGGGTCATAGCCCGGTGTTGCTGGTGAGCCCCCAGGTACGCGCCGCCGTCAAGCAACTCACCGAGACCTCGCTGCCGCAGTTGGTAGTGATGAGCTTCAATGAAATCACTAGAGACACGACGCTCGTCACGCATGGCGTGGTGAACGAATAA